The Solibacillus sp. FSL W7-1436 genome window below encodes:
- a CDS encoding nucleotidyltransferase family protein, giving the protein MLSKQVILAELSKNLNTWKEDYGVKLIGLFGSYSRDEQKESSDIDVIVEFNDADLSFDNYMDLKISLEDLFQKPIELVILNDIKPSLKSNILATITYVTEDNQWDYN; this is encoded by the coding sequence ATGTTATCGAAACAGGTAATCCTTGCTGAATTATCAAAAAACCTAAATACATGGAAAGAAGATTATGGTGTAAAGCTAATTGGTTTATTCGGCTCGTATAGCCGTGATGAACAAAAAGAATCTAGCGATATTGATGTGATCGTAGAGTTTAACGACGCGGATTTATCTTTTGATAATTACATGGATTTAAAAATTAGCCTTGAGGATCTTTTTCAGAAGCCGATTGAGTTAGTCATATTAAATGATATTAAACCTTCTTTAAAGTCAAATATTCTAGCAACCATTACATATGTAACCGAGGACAACCAGTGGGATTATAATTAG
- a CDS encoding response regulator transcription factor — MKPDKILVVEDETELGELVRDYLTVEGYQVILAEDGEEGMQLFHQEQPILVVLDIMLPNIDGTEVCRRIRQESTIPILMMSAKQRDTDKIINLGIGADDYITKPFSPGELVARIKAHIRRYKHFSDQKHDKGIVSYGDLRLDKNRYDVYVKKRKVDLTAKEFQLLYFLVSNKGQVYTKEQLYEQIWGYNHIGDVNTVTVYIRKIREKIEADSSRPKYVQTVWGVGYRLNDEL; from the coding sequence ATGAAGCCAGATAAAATTTTAGTTGTAGAAGATGAAACAGAACTTGGAGAATTAGTAAGAGATTATCTTACAGTGGAAGGATATCAAGTAATTCTCGCAGAAGATGGTGAGGAAGGAATGCAATTATTTCATCAGGAACAGCCAATTTTGGTTGTTCTTGATATTATGTTACCTAATATAGATGGAACAGAAGTATGTCGTAGGATCAGACAAGAATCAACTATTCCAATTCTAATGATGAGCGCTAAACAGAGGGATACGGATAAAATCATTAATCTAGGTATTGGCGCTGATGATTATATAACAAAACCGTTTAGTCCGGGGGAATTAGTGGCGAGGATTAAAGCCCATATTAGGCGTTATAAACATTTCTCTGATCAAAAACATGATAAGGGAATCGTTTCATATGGCGATCTAAGGTTAGATAAAAATAGGTATGATGTATATGTAAAAAAAAGGAAAGTTGATTTAACGGCGAAGGAATTCCAGTTGCTATATTTTTTGGTATCTAATAAGGGACAAGTCTATACAAAAGAACAGCTGTATGAGCAAATATGGGGATACAATCATATTGGTGATGTAAATACAGTTACGGTGTATATTCGAAAAATTAGAGAAAAAATAGAAGCCGACTCCTCCAGACCAAAATATGTTCAAACCGTTTGGGGTGTAGGTTATCGATTGAATGATGAATTATGA
- a CDS encoding VWA domain-containing protein, with protein sequence MKIRLGPLAMAIAATIFLTGCQEDEEAKTETVTSPSTENVVTEDEETPETLEVVSEEESILAELEEMDLPEIPTVPQDYVQQGAGLLNNETIGNSEEAHANFLKLFGDVSPLPENATQEELELYYRYIYNITRISLPDPSSVLDAAQFDMEGMPVADPRYKFKENYNLEIILDASGSMRADAGGETRMAQAKREIQNFLASAPEEANVSLRVYGHKGTGNSSDKAMSCGAIEEVYERGPYDEAAFQQAMNQFEPAGWTPIAGALESAAKSFEGLDGETNTNLIYLVSDGIETCDGDPVTVAKSFAGSNISPIINVIGFNADSKAQQQLKEVAKEANGTYTNVQNAEGLRNEFERTEEILQKWKQWSVGAINDKNWRDVHATNDINEFSVDWMNNVRAQVTSEYVAIDILFDEEMITYDQLRALKDLATANFKQGQEAGKNFYEELKQIKEEGIEGMDQLIKESRPDGE encoded by the coding sequence ATGAAAATAAGATTAGGACCATTGGCCATGGCCATCGCAGCAACTATTTTCCTTACTGGCTGTCAGGAGGACGAAGAAGCAAAGACAGAGACAGTGACAAGCCCTTCTACAGAAAACGTAGTAACTGAGGACGAGGAAACGCCAGAAACGCTGGAAGTGGTAAGTGAGGAAGAAAGTATCCTTGCTGAACTGGAAGAGATGGATCTTCCAGAGATTCCTACAGTACCGCAAGATTATGTTCAACAAGGTGCGGGACTCTTAAACAACGAAACTATAGGGAATTCGGAAGAAGCCCATGCAAACTTCCTAAAATTATTTGGGGATGTATCCCCACTACCGGAGAACGCTACTCAGGAAGAACTGGAACTCTACTACCGCTATATTTATAATATAACGAGAATCAGCCTCCCTGACCCATCCAGTGTATTGGATGCGGCACAGTTTGATATGGAAGGGATGCCTGTAGCAGACCCCCGTTATAAATTCAAAGAGAATTATAATCTCGAAATCATTTTGGATGCTAGTGGTTCCATGCGCGCGGATGCAGGTGGGGAGACACGGATGGCTCAAGCGAAGCGAGAGATTCAGAACTTCCTTGCTTCTGCTCCGGAAGAGGCCAATGTTTCACTTCGAGTTTACGGACATAAAGGAACAGGTAATAGCTCTGATAAGGCGATGTCGTGTGGTGCCATTGAAGAAGTCTATGAGCGAGGCCCTTATGATGAAGCTGCTTTCCAACAAGCAATGAATCAGTTTGAGCCTGCTGGCTGGACACCTATTGCCGGTGCACTTGAATCTGCAGCAAAAAGTTTTGAGGGCTTAGATGGGGAGACTAACACCAACCTCATCTACCTAGTGAGTGATGGCATTGAAACATGTGATGGAGATCCTGTCACAGTAGCAAAAAGCTTTGCCGGAAGCAACATCTCCCCAATCATTAATGTAATTGGCTTTAATGCAGACTCCAAGGCACAGCAACAGCTAAAGGAAGTCGCAAAGGAAGCGAATGGAACGTACACTAACGTTCAAAACGCAGAAGGTCTTCGAAACGAATTCGAACGTACTGAAGAAATTCTTCAAAAATGGAAGCAGTGGAGCGTTGGAGCGATAAATGATAAAAACTGGAGAGACGTTCATGCTACAAATGACATTAATGAATTCAGCGTCGACTGGATGAATAACGTAAGAGCTCAAGTGACTTCTGAATATGTTGCAATCGATATACTTTTTGACGAAGAAATGATTACCTATGACCAATTGAGAGCCCTAAAGGATCTGGCCACTGCCAACTTTAAGCAAGGTCAGGAAGCCGGCAAGAATTTTTATGAGGAACTCAAGCAGATCAAAGAAGAAGGAATTGAAGGCATGGACCAGCTGATTAAAGAATCCCGTCCAGATGGAGAATAG
- a CDS encoding histidine kinase N-terminal 7TM domain-containing diguanylate cyclase encodes MSYNFILSSILFLFTFCYMMLLYYAWQNRETPISVSYGLGVLTAFFYTFGYAFQLLSTTVDQMMFWIHIQYIGIPFAPFIWVIMTLQFTGKQRFLTKRTIALLLMGPIYTLTAHFTNEWHHLFYKSATLDFSQGFPLIDLDRGMLFYLHIFYVYIYHLFGVVLLLHVYFQANKERRKQIILMLIGSLFVFGFPFIHSVDALKIPIDISPFGLIFSSLFYLWGIYQFNMLKLSPLAMKKVFESINDAVIIFDTDNNLKICNKSANNLFEQIPNNKLIGKPAAKVLSHFPLLVSFIEHKAEMDNGSTQSMQLREKYYNVHFSYVNGSNNFPIGKMFILHDITESIKYEESLLLQSKQYEYLAHHDVLTGLYNRTYFEEEVKKKLEQSREKDAALMLCDLNFFKEINDVYGHLTGDKVLIFAADCWRECLPVPNILARLGGDEFIMFFEQIESKEKFFKQINEIRHVFQMNLYKRDNIEIEVVPSMGIAFVKEEGSDYEHLYHTCDTRMYEDKKNTKEHYSMKEL; translated from the coding sequence ATGAGCTATAACTTTATACTTTCATCCATTTTATTTCTTTTTACTTTTTGCTACATGATGTTGCTTTATTATGCTTGGCAAAATAGAGAAACTCCTATTTCGGTAAGTTATGGCTTGGGTGTCTTGACTGCGTTTTTTTATACATTTGGATATGCTTTTCAACTTTTAAGTACGACTGTGGATCAAATGATGTTTTGGATCCATATTCAATATATAGGAATTCCCTTTGCTCCATTTATTTGGGTAATCATGACATTACAATTTACAGGTAAGCAAAGGTTCTTAACAAAAAGAACGATTGCATTATTATTAATGGGTCCAATTTACACGTTAACTGCCCACTTTACAAATGAATGGCATCATTTATTTTATAAGAGCGCCACATTAGATTTTTCTCAGGGATTTCCGCTTATTGATTTGGACAGAGGCATGTTATTTTACTTACATATTTTCTATGTTTATATTTATCATCTATTTGGTGTCGTTTTATTGCTTCATGTGTATTTTCAAGCAAATAAAGAGAGAAGAAAACAAATTATCCTGATGTTAATTGGTTCATTATTTGTATTTGGTTTTCCTTTCATTCATTCGGTGGATGCACTTAAAATACCAATCGATATTTCTCCATTTGGCCTTATTTTTTCTTCTTTATTTTATTTGTGGGGAATTTATCAATTTAATATGCTGAAGTTATCTCCTCTGGCTATGAAAAAAGTTTTTGAATCTATAAATGATGCTGTAATTATTTTTGATACAGATAATAATTTAAAAATCTGCAATAAGTCCGCTAATAATTTGTTTGAGCAGATACCAAATAATAAACTGATTGGTAAACCTGCAGCAAAAGTGCTATCTCACTTTCCGCTATTAGTGAGTTTTATTGAACATAAAGCTGAAATGGATAATGGGTCAACACAATCAATGCAACTGAGAGAAAAATATTATAATGTCCATTTTTCATATGTAAATGGAAGTAATAATTTTCCAATTGGAAAAATGTTTATATTACATGATATTACCGAATCTATCAAATATGAAGAAAGCTTACTTTTGCAATCTAAACAATATGAATACTTAGCGCATCACGATGTATTAACCGGATTATATAATCGGACGTATTTTGAAGAAGAAGTTAAAAAGAAATTGGAACAGTCCAGAGAAAAAGACGCTGCATTAATGCTCTGTGATTTAAACTTTTTTAAAGAAATTAATGATGTATACGGTCATTTAACAGGAGATAAAGTATTAATTTTTGCGGCAGATTGCTGGCGTGAATGTTTGCCGGTCCCTAACATACTAGCACGTTTAGGCGGCGATGAATTTATTATGTTTTTTGAGCAAATTGAATCAAAGGAAAAGTTTTTTAAGCAAATAAATGAGATACGTCATGTATTCCAGATGAACTTATATAAGCGGGACAATATTGAAATTGAAGTTGTACCAAGTATGGGCATTGCTTTTGTTAAGGAAGAGGGCTCAGATTATGAACATCTATATCATACTTGTGATACGCGTATGTATGAGGACAAAAAGAATACAAAAGAACATTATTCGATGAAAGAATTGTAG
- a CDS encoding ATP-binding protein → MKVQMYSDLNHTSFNYEGEIINNISVNSFVIIKKGFLYLVGKIDAEYIEDLLNPKKLQEKDYRFSKGTISRILEVQIVGYLDNKRFDNSVKHLPMIGNLVYVPRKQDIIDIYAGSRTANVQSTDLTFSIGNSIHENIPVDFSINSFFASHIGIFGNTGSGKSNTIAKLYYELFKTIGANKIGMKSAFHLFDFNGEYAHRGVFGLEDSDISIINLSTISDNNEDKLKISSEYFYSPEILSVLFSATEQTQKPFIKRLLSRMEYANENGWGIQNWLPYLFAKSLVHSSREVFEYIKEIIDYLSKDWEGQEHDRFLERIRSIQWHTQSNYFFINGLAHFNTVDDVKQTYKVQSGYEYLVYWCSELDNMDIGWCDYFIFNAKLQLASDMLNRYAQFDHINPLIHRIESKVKELEQIIEITEDTITQSSLITIYSFRECSVDIKKVMPSLIAKMLFDNHKKQTHQNNIDKTVHLIIDEAHNILSSQIVNKETGWHSYRLELFEEIIKEGRKFGFFLTISSQRPYDISPTIISQVHNYFIHRLVNDKDLDMIDNTIPTLDRVSKNAIPTLSSGTCIVSGTALTMPILLQVEQVHEKANRPSSDNVNLCDLWDIDTN, encoded by the coding sequence GTGAAGGTACAAATGTATAGCGACCTAAACCATACTTCTTTTAATTACGAAGGAGAGATAATAAATAATATATCAGTGAATAGCTTTGTTATTATTAAAAAGGGCTTTTTATACTTAGTTGGAAAAATAGATGCGGAATATATTGAAGACTTATTGAACCCTAAAAAACTACAAGAAAAAGATTATCGGTTTAGCAAGGGAACAATCTCTCGGATATTAGAAGTACAAATAGTTGGTTACTTAGATAATAAAAGATTTGATAATAGTGTTAAACATTTGCCAATGATCGGAAACCTCGTATATGTACCAAGGAAACAGGATATTATAGATATCTATGCAGGTAGTAGAACAGCAAATGTACAAAGCACTGATTTAACTTTTTCTATAGGCAACTCTATTCATGAAAATATTCCAGTAGATTTTTCAATCAACTCTTTTTTTGCATCACATATTGGCATATTTGGTAATACTGGGAGTGGCAAATCTAATACCATAGCTAAATTATATTATGAGTTGTTCAAGACTATTGGTGCAAATAAGATAGGAATGAAAAGTGCGTTTCATCTTTTCGATTTTAATGGAGAGTATGCTCATAGAGGTGTATTTGGTCTTGAGGATTCAGATATTAGCATTATAAATCTAAGTACTATTTCAGATAATAATGAGGATAAGTTAAAGATTTCCTCAGAATATTTCTACTCTCCAGAGATATTATCAGTTTTATTTAGTGCAACTGAACAAACCCAAAAACCATTTATTAAAAGACTATTAAGTAGGATGGAATATGCAAATGAAAATGGCTGGGGGATTCAGAATTGGCTACCATATTTGTTTGCTAAATCCCTAGTACATTCATCAAGGGAAGTCTTTGAGTATATTAAGGAAATAATTGATTATCTTTCGAAAGATTGGGAAGGTCAGGAACATGACCGATTTTTGGAAAGGATTAGATCCATTCAATGGCATACTCAGAGTAATTATTTCTTTATTAATGGATTAGCTCATTTTAATACTGTTGATGATGTAAAACAAACATACAAAGTTCAATCTGGGTACGAGTATTTAGTTTATTGGTGTTCTGAATTAGATAATATGGATATTGGCTGGTGTGATTATTTTATATTCAACGCTAAGTTACAACTTGCTAGTGATATGTTAAATCGTTATGCACAATTTGACCATATAAACCCTTTAATTCATAGGATTGAATCTAAAGTTAAAGAGCTTGAACAAATTATAGAGATAACTGAAGATACAATAACACAATCTTCGCTTATTACAATTTATTCTTTCAGGGAGTGTAGTGTAGATATAAAAAAAGTTATGCCCTCTTTAATAGCTAAAATGCTTTTCGATAATCATAAAAAGCAAACACATCAGAATAATATTGACAAGACAGTACATTTGATAATTGATGAAGCCCATAATATACTATCGAGCCAAATAGTAAATAAAGAGACAGGTTGGCATAGTTATCGATTAGAATTATTTGAAGAAATTATCAAGGAGGGTAGAAAGTTTGGCTTTTTCTTAACAATTAGTAGTCAGCGACCTTATGATATTTCACCAACAATTATTTCCCAAGTTCATAATTACTTTATACATAGGTTAGTTAATGATAAGGATTTGGATATGATAGATAATACTATTCCAACTTTGGATAGGGTCTCTAAAAATGCAATACCCACTCTTTCTAGTGGTACGTGTATAGTTTCGGGTACGGCTTTAACTATGCCGATACTTTTACAGGTAGAACAGGTTCATGAAAAAGCAAATAGGCCAAGCAGCGATAATGTAAATCTTTGTGATTTGTGGGATATAGATACTAACTGA
- a CDS encoding sensor domain-containing diguanylate cyclase — protein sequence MYKHIYTSPSVDFFLGKGTLEALNKDSNTPFEMIHPEDKAIMEAKVSGEIDYNEGIIQRLKGTDGIYHYFEEYATPIYENGKIVAIQGIMRNIDDKVKLERELYYQSTHDALTNIYNRGYFDKMLHYYNELENVSIGMILCDVDKLKFVNDTYGHKKGDQLIQAVAKLLTDFFSDTTIICRVGGDEFVIILPKTSREQLDFLFDHFRKKINHSPVESDGIHLQMSIGKAFRDQSFNEMESIYIEADKNMYIEKNQKRNLTLRL from the coding sequence GTGTATAAGCATATATACACTAGTCCTTCTGTAGATTTCTTTTTAGGTAAAGGAACATTAGAAGCGCTAAATAAGGATTCGAATACACCTTTTGAAATGATTCATCCAGAGGATAAAGCAATTATGGAAGCGAAAGTTTCAGGGGAGATTGACTATAACGAGGGAATCATTCAACGTCTAAAAGGAACAGATGGGATATATCATTATTTTGAAGAATATGCAACGCCTATCTATGAAAATGGAAAAATCGTTGCAATACAAGGTATTATGCGTAATATAGATGACAAAGTAAAACTGGAGCGAGAGTTATATTATCAAAGCACACATGATGCCTTAACTAATATTTATAATCGTGGCTATTTTGATAAAATGCTCCATTATTATAATGAGTTAGAAAATGTTTCGATTGGTATGATTTTATGCGATGTTGATAAATTAAAATTTGTAAACGATACATATGGTCATAAAAAAGGCGATCAGCTTATACAAGCAGTAGCCAAGCTTTTAACGGATTTCTTTTCTGACACCACAATTATTTGTCGAGTGGGAGGTGATGAATTTGTCATTATTTTACCAAAGACATCTAGGGAACAGTTGGACTTCCTATTTGATCATTTCCGAAAGAAAATTAACCATTCCCCTGTTGAAAGTGATGGAATTCATCTTCAAATGTCAATTGGCAAAGCTTTTAGGGATCAATCGTTTAATGAAATGGAAAGCATTTATATAGAAGCAGATAAAAATATGTATATAGAAAAAAATCAAAAACGAAACTTAACGCTAAGATTATAG
- a CDS encoding MFS transporter, with protein MILRLCNYYVTQLHSSKKEVFMHSTKLSKQHWLLILTLSLLTFVLGTSEFVIVGILTDISSSLNMTNVKAGTLVSAFAITFAIATPLVMSVTSHLPKRKWMLFLIASFIILNALCIISTSYIMLLILRIMTAIVTGVLISLAMIVASETIPIKKRGLAISFVFGGFTLANVVGVPIGIVIAEDYGWNATFMLTTFLGALAFLASFFVLPHKLSQVRSSIRDQFSLLTKPRILMAFFIPTLGFGATYAVFTYLVPILKEMGSPNKSISIILFSYGFISIFSNILAGKIASRNAIGRLRFVFLVQAVVLTSLFWTTNHFVLGLINIGLMSLMAILLTTSTQLYLIDLAGIYQPKATGLAASLMPVASNVGIAFGSALGGFVYHQGNLMNVAWVGGIIAVCASLLTFFSHQLDRKQNTSE; from the coding sequence ATGATATTAAGGTTGTGTAATTACTATGTCACACAATTACATTCATCTAAGAAAGAGGTATTTATGCACTCCACAAAATTATCAAAGCAACATTGGTTGCTGATTTTAACACTTTCTTTATTAACATTTGTTCTCGGGACAAGTGAATTTGTTATTGTCGGAATTTTAACAGATATTTCTTCAAGTCTTAATATGACTAATGTAAAAGCCGGCACACTCGTTTCTGCGTTTGCAATTACATTTGCCATCGCTACACCACTGGTGATGTCAGTAACAAGTCATTTACCAAAGCGAAAATGGATGTTGTTTTTAATAGCATCTTTCATCATTTTAAATGCTTTGTGCATAATTTCGACAAGCTATATCATGCTCCTTATACTACGGATTATGACAGCGATTGTAACGGGAGTTTTAATCTCTCTAGCCATGATTGTAGCAAGTGAAACCATACCAATTAAAAAACGCGGACTTGCTATTTCATTCGTTTTCGGCGGTTTCACACTTGCAAATGTCGTTGGAGTACCAATTGGTATTGTTATTGCCGAAGATTACGGCTGGAATGCCACTTTCATGTTAACCACTTTCCTAGGGGCATTGGCGTTTTTGGCATCCTTTTTTGTCTTACCTCATAAACTCAGCCAAGTACGCAGTTCGATACGTGATCAGTTTTCTTTATTGACCAAGCCTCGTATATTGATGGCTTTTTTCATTCCTACACTCGGATTTGGCGCAACTTATGCAGTCTTTACATACCTTGTACCAATCTTGAAAGAAATGGGATCACCAAATAAGTCAATTAGTATAATCTTGTTTAGTTATGGGTTTATTTCGATTTTCAGCAATATCCTCGCCGGTAAAATTGCTAGCCGAAATGCAATCGGTCGCCTTCGGTTTGTTTTTCTCGTACAAGCAGTTGTGCTGACAAGTTTATTTTGGACTACCAATCATTTTGTTTTAGGATTAATAAATATTGGATTAATGTCGTTAATGGCTATCCTTTTAACAACATCTACCCAGCTATATTTAATTGATCTTGCAGGAATTTATCAGCCAAAAGCAACAGGACTCGCCGCTTCACTAATGCCAGTGGCAAGCAACGTAGGCATCGCTTTTGGTTCTGCATTAGGTGGATTTGTGTACCATCAGGGGAATTTAATGAATGTAGCTTGGGTCGGTGGGATAATTGCCGTCTGTGCAAGTCTCCTAACTTTCTTTAGCCATCAATTAGACCGAAAACAAAATACATCTGAATAG
- a CDS encoding nucleotidyltransferase domain-containing protein, with amino-acid sequence MPEKIYKKGVLEEMIDQLDLPDYVVEKTIQRYKSLGEWLNRENSSFKDVDINIFPQGSFALGTTIKPIIEQEEYDLDMGCKVIIPNFKSLFTQEQLKEMVGTELESYRVAKGIKQELEKKHRCWRLEYMDEVKFHLDIVPCIPLNIDKQSVYKKQLEDTFNYEESLNKSVVDAAINITDDQLENYSIISQDWNISNPEGYLKWFESRMTMGDFGIYNRSSITPVPIYGRKTILQRCIQLLKRHRDNMFGENDSKPISIIITTLAARAYNGELNLEEALMNLLENMPTYINPSTPRVPNPVNPNEDFTDRWDTSEGKKLDLEGNFKNWLLQAKVDFNNLLKTESYETASLILNNKFSLNIDNNFLNKTYNLKSNKQRNVTSLPINPPKPWGDAY; translated from the coding sequence ATGCCTGAAAAAATATATAAAAAAGGTGTTTTAGAAGAAATGATTGATCAACTAGATTTACCTGATTATGTTGTTGAAAAAACAATTCAAAGATATAAGTCGTTGGGAGAATGGCTTAATAGAGAAAATAGTTCTTTCAAAGATGTAGATATAAACATATTTCCTCAAGGCTCTTTTGCATTAGGTACTACTATAAAACCTATTATCGAACAAGAAGAATATGATTTAGACATGGGTTGTAAAGTCATTATCCCAAACTTTAAGTCTTTATTTACACAGGAACAATTAAAAGAAATGGTTGGTACTGAACTAGAAAGTTATCGTGTAGCAAAGGGTATCAAGCAGGAACTAGAAAAGAAGCACCGCTGTTGGAGATTAGAGTATATGGATGAGGTTAAATTTCATTTAGATATAGTTCCATGTATACCATTAAATATTGATAAGCAATCGGTCTACAAAAAACAATTGGAAGATACTTTTAATTATGAAGAATCCTTAAACAAATCTGTGGTCGACGCTGCTATAAACATAACTGATGATCAACTTGAAAATTATTCCATTATCTCGCAAGACTGGAATATTAGTAATCCAGAAGGATATTTGAAATGGTTTGAGAGTCGCATGACAATGGGCGACTTCGGAATATACAATCGTTCTTCCATAACGCCTGTTCCAATTTATGGCAGAAAAACCATTCTTCAAAGATGTATTCAATTGTTAAAGAGACATCGCGATAATATGTTTGGAGAAAATGATAGTAAGCCGATTTCTATCATTATAACAACTTTGGCAGCTAGAGCCTATAATGGAGAATTGAATTTAGAAGAAGCATTGATGAATCTATTGGAAAATATGCCAACATATATTAACCCTAGTACTCCCAGAGTTCCCAATCCTGTGAACCCCAATGAAGATTTTACAGACAGGTGGGATACGTCAGAAGGAAAGAAATTAGATTTAGAAGGAAATTTCAAAAACTGGTTATTACAAGCGAAAGTTGATTTTAACAACTTATTAAAAACGGAAAGTTATGAAACAGCTAGCTTAATCTTAAATAATAAATTCTCTTTGAATATAGATAACAACTTTTTAAATAAGACATACAATCTTAAAAGTAACAAACAGAGAAATGTCACTAGCCTACCAATAAATCCACCGAAGCCTTGGGGTGATGCATATTAA
- a CDS encoding sensor histidine kinase — protein MKSSLKNRLILAFLSIIIIPILATIASFLIGAENFDSQEDDQLNALFKDVKKNIRDNEDNISDKQLFYTNLVPLLDYYDINLSIYEQSNELLFDSKQFRPRDKSQNHLIDIGNFTIDVHTPLGELWRIDIEANSFKSKPFSVFRDVLRLIFISLGIGLITLMLLIVGWIWYITRTVLGPIRHIYQATEEMRVGNLDYPITYKRDDEIGRFIQGFNLMREHLKKSYAKQKQYEVSRNVLIASISHDLRTPLSSIKGYVEGLLDGVARDQEMRERYLRVIYDKSNHLDNLIEDLFEYSKMEIEELPIHKEVVNVNHYFEEMLDKVKFDLIRNETKLEYVIKAPPIQMKLDPKRIRQVMTNLVDNSIQYGSNEIFIEVAQTNKHLIVKVRDDGQGIDEEDIPNIFNPFFRGEKSRTKKQSSGSGLGLSIVNYIIKVHQGSINVESQKGKGSLFTLTIPLN, from the coding sequence ATGAAATCAAGTCTGAAAAATAGGCTGATTCTCGCCTTTTTATCAATAATAATCATTCCTATCCTTGCCACAATTGCTTCATTTTTGATAGGAGCCGAAAATTTTGATTCTCAAGAGGATGACCAGTTGAATGCTTTATTCAAAGATGTAAAAAAGAATATTAGGGATAATGAAGATAATATATCCGATAAACAACTTTTTTACACAAATCTTGTTCCTTTATTAGATTATTACGATATTAACTTATCTATTTACGAACAAAGTAATGAATTACTATTTGACTCAAAACAATTTCGACCTAGAGATAAGAGTCAGAATCATCTAATTGACATTGGTAATTTTACAATAGATGTCCATACTCCTTTGGGTGAATTATGGCGAATTGATATTGAAGCCAATTCATTTAAAAGCAAACCCTTTAGTGTTTTTCGAGATGTCTTACGGCTCATTTTTATTAGTCTAGGAATTGGTCTAATTACTTTAATGTTACTAATTGTTGGGTGGATATGGTATATAACAAGGACGGTACTCGGTCCGATAAGACATATTTATCAAGCTACAGAGGAAATGAGGGTGGGAAATCTTGATTATCCCATAACATATAAAAGGGATGATGAGATAGGCCGGTTTATTCAGGGATTCAACTTGATGAGAGAACACCTAAAAAAATCCTATGCGAAACAAAAACAATATGAAGTATCACGAAATGTGTTAATAGCCAGTATCTCTCATGACTTACGAACACCTTTATCTTCAATAAAGGGATATGTTGAAGGTTTACTAGATGGAGTAGCAAGGGATCAAGAAATGCGTGAAAGGTATCTGAGAGTTATTTATGATAAATCAAATCACTTAGATAACTTAATTGAAGACCTGTTCGAATACTCGAAAATGGAAATAGAGGAACTTCCAATTCATAAAGAAGTTGTGAATGTAAATCATTACTTTGAAGAGATGTTGGATAAAGTGAAATTTGATTTGATTCGTAATGAGACAAAGCTTGAATATGTTATCAAAGCTCCCCCTATTCAGATGAAACTTGATCCTAAAAGGATAAGGCAGGTAATGACTAACCTAGTTGACAATTCAATTCAATATGGAAGCAATGAAATATTTATTGAAGTAGCACAAACAAATAAACACCTAATTGTAAAAGTGAGAGATGATGGTCAAGGAATTGATGAGGAAGATATACCAAACATTTTTAATCCCTTTTTTCGAGGTGAAAAGTCAAGAACTAAAAAACAAAGCAGTGGATCAGGATTAGGTCTTTCCATCGTAAATTATATTATTAAAGTTCATCAAGGTTCTATTAATGTCGAAAGTCAAAAAGGAAAAGGGAGTCTTTTTACACTTACCATCCCATTAAATTAA